In a genomic window of Styela clava chromosome 11, kaStyClav1.hap1.2, whole genome shotgun sequence:
- the LOC120346961 gene encoding FAS-associated factor 1-like: MLSKSNKKWLKIAPRPRDNSQQRKSRRVELLSRKGLLPSNIKDDELASIHFQREFRSRFGSMCPRFFTGSLQNAVNQACGKGLDDERLLAIYLHNDGSLNSDRFCIQQLCTDVTLDILDKRFVTWAWDVTEESNKQRFLDKASNYLDRGTLYDVTRAHKDRYPMVLILRCRDKRCRVEKRLEGNTNTEEFVAALSEQVLFAEQARKIVKENDKQRAIRNSILEQQKREFEESLRADQEKAKKREEESRLKKMNKVNANKLRELEIKEQRKLKAESSKMKSSLRKEPNHSRNVIQIRLRKPTGEGFLSRKFARSDKLQDLLNFIISEGFSLKNYRIISVCPRRELSCLNPKRPLNSYGLARQETLIIEMK; the protein is encoded by the exons TACCTTCGAACATCAAAGACGATGAATTGGCATCGATACATTTCCAACGTGAATTTCGATCACGGTTTGGGTCGATGTGTCCTCGATTCTTTACTGGAAGCCTCCAGAACGCTGTCAATCAAGCCTGCGGAAAAGGTTTAGATGATGAACGATTGCTGG CGATTTATCTTCACAATGACGGGTCCCTGAATTCAGATCGATTTTGCATTCAGCAACTATGCACTGATGTCACGCTGGACATTCTAGATAAGCGATTTGTCACGTGGGCCTGGGATGTGACAGAGGAGAGTAATAAACAAAG ATTTTTAGACAAAGCTTCGAACTACTTAGATCGTGGTACATTGTATGACGTCACTCGAGCTCACAAGGACCGATATCCGATGGTTTTGATACTTCGATGCAGAGATAAGAGATGTAGAGTAGAAAAACGACTAGAGG GTAACACAAACACAGAAGAATTTGTTGCAGCTTTGTCTGAACAAGTGTTATTCGCAGAACAAGCGAGAAAAATTGTCAAAGAGAATGAT AAACAGAGAGCCATACGGAATAGCATACTAGAGCAACAGAAAAGAGAATTCGAAGAATCTTTAAGAGCAGACCAAGAGAAA GCTAAAAAGCGAGAAGAAGAATCAAGATTAAAGAAAATGAACAAAGTGAACGCGAATAAATTAAGAGAACTCGAAATAAAAGAACAAAGAAAACTAAAAGCGGAAtcttcaaaaatgaaatcatcTTTGAGAAAGGAGCCAAACCATTCAAGAAAT GTCATTCAAATTCGACTACGAAAACCTACCGGAGAAGGATTTTTAAGCAGAAAATTTGCTAGGTCGGATAAACTGCAAGATTTATTGAATTTCATCATTTCCGAAGGATTTTCGTTGAAGAATTACAGAATTATATCAGTGTGCCCGCGGCGCGAG CTTTCATGTTTAAACCCAAAACGACCATTGAACTCGTATGGACTTGCAAGACAAGAAACTCTGATCATCGAGATGAAGTGA